Proteins from one Telopea speciosissima isolate NSW1024214 ecotype Mountain lineage chromosome 1, Tspe_v1, whole genome shotgun sequence genomic window:
- the LOC122648849 gene encoding aspartic proteinase-like protein 1 isoform X1, with amino-acid sequence MAIRFLFFLVVAFMLVCCSLALTFSSKLIHRFSEEAMALRVPRNEVFFSTWPKRGSVHYYQLLANNDLQRQRMKLGPRHQLLFPAEGSTTMAFGDELAWLHYTWIDIGTPNVSFLVALDTGSDLLWVPCDCIQCAPLAASYYSVLDKDMSEYSPSRSSTSKHLSCSHKLCELGLKCESPTDPCPYIANYLSENTSSSGSLVEDIVHLSSSDSNASKSLMKAPVIVGCGRKQSGGYLDGVAPDGLLGLGFGDISIPSLLAKSGLVQNSFSICFSEDDSGRIFFGDEGLATQQTTPLLPLDGKYYTYIVGVEGFCIGNSCLKQTGFQAQVDSGTSFTFLPGGVLEKVAAEFDRGVNATKSSYKFSPFEYCYEASSQDLSNIPAVTLMFAHNNSFLVHNPVLLIKGNQGVEGFCLAIMPVEGNFGTIGQNFMMGYRLVFDRENLKLGWSRSSCQDLSAGERLPLTPPPHDRPQNPLPTNQQQRTPGGSAVAPAIAGRTPSKPSAASPLEMTTHFLIERLLPMMLLQLWLFASAT; translated from the exons ATGGCGATTCGGTTTCTGTTTTTTCTGGTAGTGGCATTTATGCTAGTTTGCTGCTCTCTCGCTCTTACATTTTCTTCGAAGCTCATTCATCGTTTCTCTGAGGAAGCGATGGCTTTACGGGTTCCTAGAAATGAGGTGTTCTTTAGTACCTGGCCTAAGCGGGGGAGTGTTCATTACTACCAGTTGCTTGCTAACAACGATTTGCAGAGGCAGAGGATGAAGCTCGGGCCTCGACATCAGTTGCTATTCCCGGCTGAGGGGAGCACTACGATGGCTTTTGGAGATGAGCTTGCATG GCTACATTACACATGGATTGATATAGGGACTCCAAATGTTTCCTTTCTTGTTGCATTGGATACTGGGAGTGATCTTCTCTGGGTTCCATGTGATTGCATACAATGTGCTCCTCTTGCTGCCAGTTACTACAGTGTTCTG GATAAAGATATGAGCGAGTACAGCCCATCTAGATCAAGCACCAGCAAGCATCTATCTTGTAGCCACAAACTCTGTGAATTGGGTCTGAAATGCGAAAGTCCAACGGATCCCTGCCCTTACATTGCTAACTATCTTTCGGAAAATACGTCAAGCTCTGGATCGCTGGTTGAGGACATAGTGCATTTGTCATCAAGCGATTCCAATGCATCCAAAAGTTTGATGAAGGCTCCTGTCATTGTAGG TTGTGGTAGGAAGCAAAGTGGTGGTTATTTAGATGGAGTGGCTCCTGATGgccttttgggcttgggatttggaGACATTTCAATTCCAAGTCTCCTTGCAAAATCTGGACTGGTTCAGAACTCCTTCTCTATTTGTTTCAGTGAGGATGATTCGGGAAGAATTTTCTTTGGGGATGAAGGACTTGCTACCCAACAAACCACTCCACTCTTACCCCTAGATGGAAAATA TTATACATACATTGTTGGAGTGGAGGGTTTCTGTATTGGGAATTCCTGTCTTAAGCAAACTGGATTCCAAGCACAGGTTGATAGTGGAACATCATTCACATTTCTTCCTGGTGGAGTACTTGAAAAAGTAGCTGCTGAG TTTGACAGAGGAGTAAATGCCACGAAGTCCAGCTACAAATTCTCTCCTTTCGAATACTGTTATGAAGCCAG TTCACAGGATTTGTCCAACATTCCTGCCGTGACTCTCATGTTTGCTCATAACAACAGCTTTTTGGTCCATAATCCTGTTCTTCTTATCAAAGGAAATCAG GGAGTTGAGGGGTTCTGTCTAGCAATAATGCCAGTAGAAGGAAATTTTGGGACCATTGGCC AGAACTTCATGATGGGTTATCGCTTGGTGTTCGATAGGGAAAATTTGAAGCTGGGTTGGTCTCGTTCCAGTT GTCAAGATCTCAGCGCTGGTGAGAGACTACCTCTAACACCCCCACCTCATGACAGACCACAGAACCCACTGCCAACAAATCAGCAGCAAAGGACCCCTGGTGGGAGTGCAGTTGCTCCTGCGATTGCTGGTAGGACTCCATCCAAACCCTCAGCTGCCTCGCCATTGGAAATGACCACTCACTTTCTTATAGAGAGATTGCTTCCAATGATGCTACTTCAGCTTTGGCTGTTTGCTTCAGCCACCTGA
- the LOC122648849 gene encoding aspartic proteinase-like protein 1 isoform X2, with protein MFPFLLHWILGVIFSGFHVIAYNVLLLLPVTTVFWCSLVFGASIMQDKDMSEYSPSRSSTSKHLSCSHKLCELGLKCESPTDPCPYIANYLSENTSSSGSLVEDIVHLSSSDSNASKSLMKAPVIVGCGRKQSGGYLDGVAPDGLLGLGFGDISIPSLLAKSGLVQNSFSICFSEDDSGRIFFGDEGLATQQTTPLLPLDGKYYTYIVGVEGFCIGNSCLKQTGFQAQVDSGTSFTFLPGGVLEKVAAEFDRGVNATKSSYKFSPFEYCYEASSQDLSNIPAVTLMFAHNNSFLVHNPVLLIKGNQGVEGFCLAIMPVEGNFGTIGQNFMMGYRLVFDRENLKLGWSRSSCQDLSAGERLPLTPPPHDRPQNPLPTNQQQRTPGGSAVAPAIAGRTPSKPSAASPLEMTTHFLIERLLPMMLLQLWLFASAT; from the exons ATGTTTCCTTTCTTGTTGCATTGGATACTGGGAGTGATCTTCTCTGGGTTCCATGTGATTGCATACAATGTGCTCCTCTTGCTGCCAGTTACTACAGTGTTCTG GTGCTCCCTGGTATTTGGGGCATCTATTATGCAGGATAAAGATATGAGCGAGTACAGCCCATCTAGATCAAGCACCAGCAAGCATCTATCTTGTAGCCACAAACTCTGTGAATTGGGTCTGAAATGCGAAAGTCCAACGGATCCCTGCCCTTACATTGCTAACTATCTTTCGGAAAATACGTCAAGCTCTGGATCGCTGGTTGAGGACATAGTGCATTTGTCATCAAGCGATTCCAATGCATCCAAAAGTTTGATGAAGGCTCCTGTCATTGTAGG TTGTGGTAGGAAGCAAAGTGGTGGTTATTTAGATGGAGTGGCTCCTGATGgccttttgggcttgggatttggaGACATTTCAATTCCAAGTCTCCTTGCAAAATCTGGACTGGTTCAGAACTCCTTCTCTATTTGTTTCAGTGAGGATGATTCGGGAAGAATTTTCTTTGGGGATGAAGGACTTGCTACCCAACAAACCACTCCACTCTTACCCCTAGATGGAAAATA TTATACATACATTGTTGGAGTGGAGGGTTTCTGTATTGGGAATTCCTGTCTTAAGCAAACTGGATTCCAAGCACAGGTTGATAGTGGAACATCATTCACATTTCTTCCTGGTGGAGTACTTGAAAAAGTAGCTGCTGAG TTTGACAGAGGAGTAAATGCCACGAAGTCCAGCTACAAATTCTCTCCTTTCGAATACTGTTATGAAGCCAG TTCACAGGATTTGTCCAACATTCCTGCCGTGACTCTCATGTTTGCTCATAACAACAGCTTTTTGGTCCATAATCCTGTTCTTCTTATCAAAGGAAATCAG GGAGTTGAGGGGTTCTGTCTAGCAATAATGCCAGTAGAAGGAAATTTTGGGACCATTGGCC AGAACTTCATGATGGGTTATCGCTTGGTGTTCGATAGGGAAAATTTGAAGCTGGGTTGGTCTCGTTCCAGTT GTCAAGATCTCAGCGCTGGTGAGAGACTACCTCTAACACCCCCACCTCATGACAGACCACAGAACCCACTGCCAACAAATCAGCAGCAAAGGACCCCTGGTGGGAGTGCAGTTGCTCCTGCGATTGCTGGTAGGACTCCATCCAAACCCTCAGCTGCCTCGCCATTGGAAATGACCACTCACTTTCTTATAGAGAGATTGCTTCCAATGATGCTACTTCAGCTTTGGCTGTTTGCTTCAGCCACCTGA
- the LOC122650717 gene encoding protein CELLULOSE SYNTHASE INTERACTIVE 1-like, protein MDPKLQDSEPPTPLSVMKMGLRDRTASMEDPDGTLASVAQCIEQLRRSSSTAQEKENSLKQLLDLVDTRDNAFSAVGSHSQAVPILVSLLRSGSLGVKLQAATVLGSLCKEEELRVKVLLGGCIPQLLGLLRSSSAEGQIAAAKAIHAVSQGGAGDHVGSKIFSTEGVVPVLWEQLENGLKPGNLVDNLLTGALRNLSSCTEGFWSSTIEAGGVDILVKLLKSGQSSTQANVCFLLAYMMMEDASVCSRVLAAQTTKQLLKLLVPGNEASVRAEAAGALKSLSGQCKEARREIANSNGIPALINATIAPSKEFMQGEYAQALQENAMSALANISGGLSYVISSLGESLESCTSTAQIADTLGALASALMIYDNTAEMIRASDPLTIEKILVNQFKPRLPFLVRERTIEALASLYGNAILSKKLANSEAKRLLVGLITMATNEVQDELIRSLLILSNKEDSLWRALQGREGVQLLISLLGLSSEQQQEYAVALLCLLSNENDESKWAITAAGGIPPLVQILETGSARAKEDAATILGNLCNHSEDIRACVESADAVPSLLWLLNNGSQNGKEIASKTLNHLIHKSDTGTISQLTALLTSDLPESKVYVLDALKSLLSVAPLKDILHEGSAANDAIETMIKILTSTKEETLAKSASVLAGLFHLRKDLCESGIAVKALLSAMKLLNMDSENILVESSCCLAAIFLSIKQNRDVASVARDALSPLVVLANSVVLEVAEQATRALANLLLDNEVSEKAFPEEIILPATRVLREGTVDGKTHAAAAIARLLQCRSVDHVLSDCVNHAGTVLALVALLESSSVESVATSEVLDVLALLSRSEGSNGHIKPSWAVLAEFPHTIAPIVSCIADATPLLQEKAIEILSRLCRDQPVVLGDTIASSSGCISSIARRVINSRNSKVKVGGTALIICAAKVHHQRVIESLNKSDSCVYLIQSLVEMLSLGQSSGFTLPGKKENIEQISIYRHAKEPTREGESEITTAVISGDNLVIWMLSVLACHYGRSKIAIMEAGAVEVLTEKISQCLSQATQGDFREDTSTWVCALLFAILFQDRDIIRANATMRSIPVLASLLRSEEAANRYFAAQAVASLVCNGSRGTLLAVANSGAAGGLISLLGCADADICDLLELSEEFALLRNPEQVALERLFRVDDIRVGATSRKAIPALVDLLKPIPDRPGAPFLALGLLTQIAKDSPPNKIVMVESGALEALTKYLSLGPRDATEEAATDLLGILFGSAEIRKHDAAFGAVNQLVAVLRLGGRGARYSAAKALESIFLSDHIRNAETARQAVQPLVEILNSGMEREQHAAIAALVRLLRESPSKTLAVADVEMNAVDVLCRILSTNCSMELKGDAAELCCVLFGNSRIRSTMAAARCVEPLVSLLVTEFSPAHHSVVHALDKLLDDENLAELVAANGAVIPLVGLLFGRNYTLHEAIAKALVKLGKDRPACKMEMVKAGVIESILDILLEAPDFLCAVLAELLRILTNNTTIAKGPSAAKVVEPLFLLLSRPEFRPDGQHSTLQVLVNILEHPQCRADYNLTPRQAIDPLIPLLDSPTLPVQQLAAELLSHMLLEEHLQKDSITQRAIGPLIRVLGSGIPILQQRAMKALVSIALTWPNEIAKEGGVNELSKVIQDPPLPHALWESAASVLGSILQFSSEFYLEVPVAVLVKLLRSGTESTVIGALNALLVLESDDATSAEAMAESGAVEALVELLRSHQCEETAARLLEGLLNNVKIRETKAAKSAISPLSQYLLDPQTQAQQPRLLATLALGDLFQNESLARTTDAVSACRALVNLLEDQPSEEMKVVAICALQNLVMYNRANKRAVAEAGGVQVVLDLFSDSDPDTSVQAAMFIKLLFSNHTIQEYASSETVSALTAAIQNELVATGSVNEEYLKALNALFSNLPRLRATEAATLSIPHLVTSLKTGSEATQEAALDSLFLLRQAWSACPAEVSQAQSVAAAEAIPLLQYLIQSGPPRFQEKAELLLQCLPGTLVVIIKRGNNLKQSVGNPSLYCKLTLGNTPPRQTKILSTGPTPEWDESFAWAFDSPPKGQKLHISCKNKSKIGKSSFGKVTIQIDRVVMLGAVAGEYILLPQSKSGLSRNLEIEFLWSNK, encoded by the exons ATGGATCCAAAACTTCAAGATTCGGAGCCTCCAACTCCACTTTCAGTCATGAAGATGGGTTTGAG GGACAGAACCGCCAGTATGGAGGACCCAGATGGGACATTAGCTAGTGTCGCCCAATGCATTGAGCAGTTGCGCAGGAGTTCGTCAACTGCACAGGAGAAAGAGAATTCATTGAAGCAGTTGCTGGACCTTGTAGATACCCGTGACAATGCCTTCAGTGCTGTTGGATCCCACTCTCAGGCAGTTCCAATACTTGTTTCTCTTCTCAGATCAGGATCACTGGGTGTGAAATTGCAGGCTGCTACCGTTTTAGGATCTCTTTGTAAGGAGGAGGAACTAAGGGTGAAAGTCTTGCTGGGGGGATGCATTCCACAGTTGCTTGGTCTCCTCCGTTCCAGCTCAGCAGAAGGTCAAATTGCTGCTGCAAAAGCTATCCATGCTGTCTCTCAAGGTGGAGCTGGGGATCATGTTGGTTCAAAGATCTTCTCAACTGAAGGAGTTGTTCCAGTGCTTTGGGAGCAACTAGAAAATGGTCTCAAGCCTGGGAACTTGGTTGATAACCTCCTAACTGGGGCTTTGAGAAACCTGTCCAGCTGCACTGAGGGATTTTGGTCATCAACAATTGAAGCAGGAGGGGTGGATATTCTTGTGAAGTTACTCAAAAGTGGACAGTCAAGTACTCAAGCTAATGTTTGCTTTCTTCTTGCATATATGATGATGGAAGATGCGTCTGTTTGTTCAAGGGTCTTGGCTGCCCAAACCACTAAGCAATTACTCAAGCTTTTGGTGCCTGGTAATGAAGCCTCCGTTAGAGCAGAAGCTGCAGGTGCTTTAAAATCTCTATCTGGTCAATGCAAAGAAGCAAGAAGGGAGATTGCTAATTCTAATGGGATTCCTGCTTTAATAAATGCTACAATTGCTCCATCAAAAGAATTCATGCAAGGCGAGTATGCACAAGCATTGCAAGAGAATGCAATGTCCGCTCTAGCGAATATCTCTGGTGGTTTGTCATATGTCATCTCAAGCCTTGGAGAAAGTCTTGAGTCATGCACATCAACTGCACAGATTGCTGACACATTAGGGGCTTTAGCTTCTGCTCTTATGATTTATGATAACACTGCAGAAATGATTAGAGCCTCAGACCCTCTAACTATTGAGAAGATATTGGTTAATCAGTTCAAACCTAGGTTACCGTTTCTTGTGCGGGAACGCACCATTGAAGCCCTGGCAAGTTTGTATGGGAATGCTATCCTCTCCAAGAAACTTGCAAACTCTGAAGCAAAGCGTCTGCTTGTTGGTTTAATCACAATGGCAACCAATGAGGTTCAGGATGAGCTGATTAGATCCCTTCTGATACTTTCCAACAAAGAAGACAGTCTATGGCGTGCACTTCAGGGTCGTGAGGGAGTTCAACTGCTGATATCTCTTCTTGGCCTTTCGTCTGAGCAACAGCAGGAATATGCAGTTGCTCTGCTTTGCCTTTTATCAAATGAGAATGATGAAAGTAAATGGGCTATTACTGCTGCTGGAGGCATACCTCCACTTGTTCAAATTCTAGAGACAGGGTCTGCAAGAGCCAAAGAAGATGCTGCAACAATCCTTGGAAACCTCTGCAACCACAGTGAAGATATACGGGCATGTGTTGAAAGTGCTGATGCTGTGCCTTCGTTGTTATGGCTATTGAATAACGGCAGCCAGAACGGAAAAGAGATCGCATCGAAAACATTGAACCATCTTATCCATAAATCAGATACAGGGACAATCAGCCAACTCACGGCCTTATTGACTAGTGATCTTCCTGAATCAAAGGTCTATGTTTTGGATGCTCTGAAAAGTTTGCTTTCTGTGGCCCCCCTTAAGGACATATTGCATGAAGGCAGTGCTGCCAATGATGCGATTGAGACAATGATTAAAATTTTGACTTCAACAAAGGAAGAGACTCTAGCAAAGTCTGCATCAGTTCTAGCTGGACTCTTCCATCTCCGGAAGGATTTGTGTGAAAGTGGTATTGCAGTTAAGGCTCTTTTGTCGGCCATGAAGCTGTTAAATATGGATTCTGAAAATATCTTAGTAGAATCATCATGCTGCCTAGCTgctatttttctttcaattaaaCAAAATCGGGATGTGGCTTCTGTTGCTAGGGATGCATTGTCTCCATTAGTTGTTCTTGCTAATTCTGTGGTTCTTGAAGTTGCAGAACAAGCAACAAGGGCTTTGGCTAATCTTCTTTTGGATAATGAAGTTTCAGAGAAAGCATTCCCTGAAGAAATTATTTTGCCTGCTACGAGGGTGTTGCGAGAAGGCACAGTTGATGGAAAAACCCATGCTGCCGCAGCTATTGCTCGCCTCCTCCAATGTCGCTCAGTTGATCATGTATTGTCTGATTGTGTCAATCATGCTGGAACAGTTCTTGCATTAGTTGCTCTCCTGGAATCTTCTAGTGTTGAATCTGTTGCCACATCAGAAGTGCTTGATGTGCTTGCTTTGTTGTCTAGATCTGAAGGAAGTAATGGGCATATCAAACCTTCATGGGCTGTCCTTGCGGAATTTCCTCACACCATAGCTCCAATAGTTTCGTGTATAGCTGATGCAACACCCTTGTTGCAGGAAAAAGCTATAGAAATTTTGTCGAGGCTTTGTAGAGATCAACCTGTTGTCCTTGGGGATACAATTGCAAGTAGCTCGGGGTGTATATCATCAATTGCTAGAAGGGTCATCAATTCGAGGAACTCCAAAGTTAAAGTTGGAGGAACAGCACTTATTATTTGTGCTGCAAAAGTTCATCATCAAAGAGTAATTGAATCCCTAAACAAATCAGACTCATGTGTTTATCTCATCCAATCTCTTGTTGAAATGCTCAGCTTGGGGCAATCATCTGGATTTACTCTCCcggggaaaaaagaaaacattgaACAGATAAGCATTTACAGGCATGCTAAAGAACCAACCAGAGAAGGAGAGTCTGAAATTACCACAGCGGTCATTTCTGGTGACAATTTAGTTATATGGATGCTTTCTGTACTTGCCTGCCATTATGGTAGGAGTAAAATTGCTATTATGGAGGCTGGAGCAGTTGAAGTTCTCACTGAGAAAATTTCGCAATGTTTGTCGCAAGCTACTCAG GGTGACTTTAGAGAAGATACCAGTACATGGGTTTGTGCTTTACTGTTTGCAATTTTGTTCCAAGACAGAGATATCATACGAGCAAATGCAACCATGCGCTCAATACCTGTTCTTGCAAGTTTGTTGAGATCGGAGGAGGCAGCAAACAGATATTTTGCAGCACAAGCAGTGGCAAGTCTTGTCTGTAATGGTAGCAGAGGGACTCTGCTGGCCGTTGCAAATTCAGGGGCAGCAGGTGGACTTATTTCCTTACTTGGCTGTGCAGATGCTGATATATGTGATCTTTTGGAACTATCAGAGGAATTTGCTTTGCTCCGCAATCCGGAGCAAGTTGCTTTGGAGAGATTGTTTAGAGTTGATGACATTAGAGTTGGTGCTACTTCTCGGAAAGCAATACCTGCTCTTGTTGATCTGCTAAAACCAATTCCAGATCGACCAGGGGCACCCTTTCTAGCTCTTGGACTCCTGACTCAGATTGCAAAAGATAGTCCTCCAAACAAGATTGTAATGGTAGAATCAGGCGCCTTAGAAGCACTGACCAAGTATCTTTCTCTTGGCCCACGAGATGCAACAGAAGAAGCTGCTACAGATTTATTAGGGATCCTGTTTGGCAGTGCTGAAATACGGAAACACGATGCTGCTTTTGGTGCTGTCAATCAGTTGGTTGCTGTTTTACGCCTTGGTGGAAGAGGGGCTAGGTACAGTGCTGCTAAAGCCTTGGAGAGCATATTTTTGTCCGACCATATCAGGAATGCAGAAACTGCTCGACAAGCTGTTCAGCCGCTGGTGGAGATTCTCAACAGTGGCATGGAGAGGGAGCAACATGCCGCTATTGCTGCATTGGTTAGGTTACTACGCGAAAGTCCATCAAAAACCCTAGCTGTGGCAGATGTTGAAATGAATGCAGTGGATGTTCTTTGCAGGATTCTTTCAACGAATTGTTCAATGGAACTGAAAGGAGATGCTGCTGAGTTATGTTGTGTCCTTTTTGGAAATTCAAGAATCAGATCTACAATGGCTGCAGCTCGCTGTGTTGAGCCTCTAGTCTCTCTCCTTGTGACTGAGTTCAGTCCTGCTCATCATTCAGTTGTCCATGCACTGGATAAACTATTGGATGATGAGAATTTGGCAGAACTAGTTGCTGCAAATGGTGCTGTCATTCCCCTTGTTGGGCTTCTTTTTGGTAGAAACTACACACTTCACGAGGCTATCGCAAAAGCTCTTGTGAAGTTAGGGAAAGATCGGCCTGCTTGTAAGATGGAAATGGTGAAAGCTGGGGTTATTGAGAGCATACTCGATATTCTCCTTGAAGCCCCTGATTTTCTCTGTGCTGTACTTGCAGAACTGCTTCGGATACTGACCAATAATACTACCATTGCAAAGGGCCCTTCAGCAGCCAAAGTGGTTGAACCCCTTTTTCTGTTGTTATCAAGACCTGAGTTCAGGCCAGATGGACAGCATAGTACATTACAGGTTCTTGTTAATATTTTGGAGCATCCCCAGTGCCGTGCTGACTATAACTTGACTCCTCGCCAAGCTATTGACCCACTTATCCCCTTATTGGATTCTCCAACACTTCCCGTGCAACAGCTGGCAGCTGAACTTCTCTCACATATGCTCTTGGAAGAACATCTTCAAAAGGACTCAATAACACAGCGGGCAATTGGCCCACTCATTCGTGTTCTGGGGTCTGGTATACCCATTTTGCAACAGAGGGCTATGAAAGCTCTTGTGAGTATTGCATTAACGTGGCCAAATGAAATTGCAAAGGAGGGTGGTGTCAATGAATTGTCGAAAGTTATACAAGATCCTCCATTGCCTCATGCCTTGTGGGAATCTGCTGCTTCTGTTTTAGGCAGTATCCTGCAGTTCAGCTCCGAATTTTATCTGGAAGTACCCGTTGCAGTGTTGGTAAAGTTGCTTCGATCAGGCACAGAAAGCACAGTGATTGGTGCATTAAATGCTCTGCTTGTGTTGGAAAGTGATGATGCAACTAGTGCTGAAGCAATGGCTGAAAGTGGTGCTGTGGAGGCACTTGTGGAGCTCCTCAGGTCTCATCAATGCGAGGAAACTGCAGCAAGACTGCTGGAAGGATTGCTGAACAATGTAAAAATTAGGGAAACAAAAGCTGCTAAATCTGCGATTTCACCACTGTCCCAGTACCTTTTAGATCCGCAAACTCAAGCTCAGCAGCCAAGGTTATTGGCTACACTAGCTCTTGGTGATCTGTTTCAGAATGAGAGTCTTGCTCGGACTACAGATGCTGTCTCAGCTTGTAGAGCCTTAGTAAATCTGCTTGAAGACCAACCTTCAGAAGAAATGAAAGTGGTAGCTATTTGTGCCTTGCAAAACCTAGTAATGTACAACCGAGCAAATAAAAGAGCAGTTGCAGAAGCTGGGGGAGTTCAGGTTGTACTGGACCTCTTCAGTGATAGTGATCCAGATACATCAGTCCAAGCAGCAATGTTCATtaaacttctcttctctaaccACACCATTCAGGAGTATGCCTCCAGCGAAACAGTGTCTGCTCTAACTG CTGCTATTCAGAATGAATTAGTGGCCACTGGAAGTGTGAATGAGGAATATCTGAAGGCTCTAAATGCACTCTTTAGTAACCTTCCACGTTTGAGAGCTACTGAGGCTGCCACACTCAGTATTCCTCATCTGGTCACATCACTCAAGACAGGGTCTGAGGCAACCCAGGAGGCAGCCTTGGATTCACTTTTCCTTCTGAGGCAAGCTTGGTCAGCATGCCCAGCTGAAGTCTCCCAGGCTCAATCAGTTGCTGCTGCAGAGGCAATACCTTTGCTCCAATATTTGATCCAGTCTGGCCCACCTCGGTTTCAGGAGAAGGCAGAACTCCTTTTGCAGTGTTTGCCAGGGACCTTAGTGGTAATTATAAAGCGTGGTAACAATTTGAAGCAGTCAGTGGGGAACCCTAGTCTCTACTGTAAGCTCACACTAGGCAACACTCCTCCAAGGCAAACCAAG ATTTTATCAACTGGTCCTACTCCTGAGTGGGATGAGAGCTTTGCATGGGCATTTGATAGTCCTCCAAAAGGACAGAAGCTTCATATCTCGTGCAAGAATAAGAGCAAAATTGGAAAG AGCTCTTTCGGTAAAGTAACTATCCAGATTGACCGGGTCGTGATGCTTGGAGCAGTTGCTGGCGAGTACATCCTCCTTCCACAAAGCAAAAGTGGGCTGTCTCGGAACCTGGAAATTGAATTCCTGTGGTCCAACAAATAG